The Eleutherodactylus coqui strain aEleCoq1 chromosome 10, aEleCoq1.hap1, whole genome shotgun sequence genome contains the following window.
cggcagcaaccccaccctagggaaactttagttggcacgtctcaattggtgctgtcgtggagacgactggggaaaaaatagattatacctacccgataatcaggtttccagtagtctccacgacagcacccgtaccttccccccctaaattgatagaaaagaaactatagaatataataaaatataatttttataataataaaaaaaaaaacccggttaggggaaaaaatttaagttgagctcctaccccggcaattcgttagaatccactgaggaaagtggggaaggaggggagcttttaacctctcagtgtgttcctgtcctatcaggaggaggcaatctcaattggtgctgtcatggagactactggaaacccgattatcgggtaggtataatctattttttttcctactcccttttaaaaaatcgtagctcctttatttatccatcgacgtcgctgtatgagggcttgttttttgcgggatgagttgtattttttattggcactatttattgtaccatataatttactgaaaaactttttaaaaattttaagcggagagaaatggaaaaaaaacacattccaccatctttcagtgcgtcctgtttctacggcgcacaaactgcaacaaaaacaacctaatatttttattctatgggtcagtacaattactacgataccaaacttatatagtattttttttgctatagtacttgtatttttttttaagatatttatttttttcaattattttctgcggtcattttgtgcgcgcgataacttttttatttttccgtcgacgtagttgagcaagggctcattttttgcgggatgtcctgtagtttccgatagtatcaatttggaatacatatgactttttgatcgctttttattgtgtttttttctgggagaaagTGTATTTctgtaaaaaagtgtatttctggcgttctttatattttttttttttggacgacgtttaccgtgcaggaaaaataatgcgctactttgatagattggacttttacggacgcggcgatatcaaatacatatttttattttatgatttagattttttaataatagatatggcaaaagaggtgtgatttaaacttttataacttttttttttaacaattaaaaaaactagatagtgccgctacctccctccatacacgtcctgcaacagcaggacgtagttttactatagccccgtcactaaggggttaaagacctgtTCACATTGTGTTTTATGCTTAGCATATCCGCCTGGAAAAGCTTCAGACGTGCTAAATGGACAGACGCCATACAGTCACCTCTTTCACCCACGGAGTAAGCTGGAGTCCGTTTATAAGATACGTCATGGTCTTTTCCGGACACCATTATAGCATATGGGTAACAGATAtcactgttaggcctccttcacacacgcGTAATATGAAGGGAACCccagtattttttattatttgaagTATAGAAGGAGACTTAGGAAGCACGGACTCCATGCTGGGGGTGACCTGATGAAGGATGAACCCATGGTAGCACTGGCAGGCCGTATGGCCAACCCTCCTATAGAGTTCTATGGGCAGTGTGGGCCATGTCTTACCCTCTGGCATGGGTGCTGCCTGCTGCCTTTATACGCTGTATACGCCATCTCCTGTGCCAGCCGCACCTCTTTTTGTAACCTGAATAAACAAGAGAGAATATCCAGTGTATTATATTCTGTATGAGACCGGTACGGAGCACTGAGGATGGCTGACGGCGGCTATTCCTCCTGACAAACCCCCTCTACAGACAATACCACACACGTACACTGACGTGTCCTCAAtggggagaaggaaagaaactgcTGCCAGACCCCCCTCTGTCCCCCTACCCCCAACCAGACCCCTTTGTTCTACTTCTCCAGACCCTCAGTCTCCCATCTGCCAAACTCTTCTGTCCCTTCCTCAAGACCTGTCTGTCCCTTCCTCTTCCAGACCTCTCTGGCCGCTccccctcctccagacccctttggcccttccccctcctccagacccctttgGCCCTTCCCCACCTCCAGAGccctctttcctcctccttcAGACCTTCCTGTTCTTCCCTTCCAGCTCTCTTTGTCCCTCCTTCAAacccctctgtgcctccccttCTCCAGAGCCCTCTTCCAGACCCCTCTGGCCCCTCACGCTCCTCCATACTATTCTATACCATCCTCCAGAGCCCTCTTTCCCCCTCCTCCAGACTCCTGTGGCCCCTCCAGACATCTCCCTCCCCTCTTCCAGACCCCTCTTGCCCCTCCAGAcatctccttcccctcctccagagacctctcccctcctccttcaGACCCTTCTGTTCTTCCCCTCCAgccctctctgtccctcctccaaacccctctgcccctccccctcctccagacccttctgacccctccccctcctccagagCCGTCTTCTCTCCTACAGGAACAAAGGTTCTGGTGGCCCCCAGTACATGTGACAGCCCGCTATTCTCACCATTACATGTGTGTACGGGCAGCTTTATTGCTCTACATATCATTAATTTGTCCCTTGATGTCACTTATTTCTTGCTTAAGAATTTTGTATTATAAAAACCAGTCTATTATATACGGCTCTTCGCCTTGCGGCACGCACCTGTACCAGCACAGCGCCACCACCATGACTCCAGAGACAGCGGTCAGGCTACAGATGACGATCAGAGCTGAAACAGAAGAGAATACACAATGCACTGATGGAGGATACACAATACCTTACTGGCGCGTCACGGGGGGTCTCGGGGACCGTCGCTAATAAACTGGAATTATTCTCTAGCATTCTTAAAGGTCTTCTGTCACCACAGCACCGTACACTAAGTAAGGCAGCTCTCACGCCTGCGTTGGGGTCCGTTCAGGTTTCTggttctctgctccatttttggaggagagagattgaaaaataaaagaactgaAAAAGAAtcaatcatttttttcccctattgatttccatggggtTTCAAAACAGCGGAAGACAAATGGAAAGGCTGCAGTTGGCTGTAACCTAACACGGCCGACTGCGCTAATGTGCCTGTCCGAAAAACGGAGACCTAACTGGAAacaagcaaactgaagcctttctgtttgttttacgtttttttgaaaccccattgaaaagatcAGCTTCCCCCATGATCCAgcggtgtccccctctgaagtcggCGTGCGGCACGAGATTCAGACTCTTTCCAGAGTTCCGTACACAGGATATTCAGAGTTCATTTTTCATGCTGGGTTCAGTGGCTGAGAGCGCTGGATCACAGGAGCGGGGGACTATAAAAattacatcacccggctccctgtcacctcccctaacagcaccataatttaATTTTCGGTGCTGGGGTAACATGACAGGTTCCTCTTAAAAGAGTTGTACGATTTACAAGACTATGGCAGCTATAATGCACAGGCAGCGCCACTCTAGTGCACAGACtgcatttggtattgcagctcactgcTTTGGCATGGAGCTCGGGTGCAGTACTCCATGTAGTTGAATTGTATGCACCTGTGAGGATCTcatctgcattggaggctccGTTGCAGTTTCCATAACAGAAAACCAAgtcaaaatagcgcagcatgctgtgccACTTGTTCCAGTAAAACGATGGACTCCGTTACAGTCAATAAAATCCATTGGGCACTGCTGGTGTCACGTGGCAGATCCAGCACTGCCGTGATTCATGAGAGAACAAAAACCCGCTATATACGCTCATATGAGCGCGGCTGAAAGCACGCCTAACAAACAGCAAAGAGCAGGAATTACTTTGCGACATTGTCTGGTTCATCTCGCTCTTCCCCCTCTGGCCCAGCCTCCGATCCTTCATCTGAGGCGATGATGTTGAGGCAAGCAGTGACGGGGTGCGGGCATCAGAGCTGCTTTGGAGAAGTTTGGTTTTCTCCCCAGTGGCTGTAGGTAGTGGGGGGGCAGCAGCAGCCGTGGCCACTGCAAGAGAAAGACAGCGAGGATGAGAGGCGTTGGGTCTCACCTGTAGGCCTTGTGGATAGATGTGTGGCAGGCGCCATCTACAGGGAGATTATACTTGGCTGTGATCATACAGATTTCATCTCACACTCCAGAAACGTGTTCATCTTAAGAAGCTGACACAAGTGATCTGTTATCCCTATCTGTTGcagatggatgtagtatattaCACTAGATGGGTGTAGTACATTACACGAGATGGATGTACTATATTACACGAGATGGATGCACTGCATTACACTAGATAGATGTAGTATATTACACTAGATGGATGTTGTATATTACACTAGAAGGATGTAGTATATTACACGAGATGGATGCACTGCATTACActagatggatgtagtatattaCACTAGATGGATACAGTATATTACACTAGATAGATGTAGTATATTACACGATATGGATGTACTATATTACAAGAGATGGATGCACTGCATTACACTAGGTGGATGTAGTATATTACACTAGATAGATGTAGTATATTACACGAGATGGATGTACTATATTACACGAGATGAATGCACTGCATTACACTAGGTGGATACAGTATATTACACTAGATAGATGTAGTATATTACACTAGATGGATAGAGTATATTACACTAGATGGATAGAGTATATTACACTAGATGGATGTACTATATTACACTAGATAGATGTAGTGTATTACACTAGATGGATGTAGTATACGGTATTACACTAGATGGATGTAATATATTACATTGTATGGATgcactgtattacactggattATGCTAGATGGATTTATTGTATTATACTCGATAGGCTAATGGTGACTGGAGAGTTTTCTGAATATTTGTAAAGAGTCTGGAAGTGGGAAAACGGGGTCTACAGGCTGTTGGAAGGTGACAAAGATGCTACATCTTCACTGTATGTATTTTAGGAGATATGGAATATAGCTGATTTTGCATTGACACCTCATCTTCCGTCGGGTGCAGTAGCGTATTTGTAAACTTGGTGAAATCTTGTCCACTTATGCACAACTACTTGTGCTGGATGTGACTTCCTATTGTTTGAGAAGATTCTACATAATTACAGATTCCTatatttacatgtatagctgatgTCTGAAAGGCAATTCTAACTCTAGGACTGCTTCAGTATAAGCCCTTCATACTGACCTGTCCCTAATATGGTTATTCTACGTCCTTTGCTTAAGCTGTATTCTTGGATCAAGTCGATCACTGAATCGAGCCCCATGATCTTCAGTCTCCTGCTCCCTGAAAGAAGCAAGTGGATAAACATTGAGCGATTCTGGTGCAATTTACAGTTTAAGGTTTTAGGTTCTAGTCATACTTCCATACTAGGACTCCAGAAGATCAGGTTTTGGCTCTGCATCTATGGCTCTTACATTAGTTGACATCCTTACCAGTTTTCTCACATTTTAAGAAGTATTTAGGGAGTATACCATACCTGGATGACTCCAGACAGTCTCTCATTCATCATCTCAGACTAATTACGGTACAGATGTCCTCACACAGAACAAATTCATCATCACGTTGGAGAAATCCCGTTTTACTGCATACATTTGTACATTTCTGGGATTTGTTAATGTCCCTCTTCCTGTTGGAAGAGAAATATCAGAAGATCTTCATGGAAGTTCAGAATCTACTATCTCCCTCTTGAGTGAAGGTTCAGGCGGCGATGAGGCTTCTAGTCCTCAAGATATCCTCCCTGCCTGGATGCTTATCCTTAGGCCTGAGCCTATATCAGACTTCTTCAGAGCAACTTTCTTGATTAATGGAACAGAACTTCTTCCAACCTGGAGATGTTCATGACCACTTCAGAACAGCCCAAAGTGTATCTCTAATGGTgactgcagaagaacatccacgatGAGCTGTCCACGATGAGCTAGACCAGCACTGGTGGTCTAAGAAAGAATTGCAGGTCTCTTCCAATGTGAAAGTTATGCACCATTCACCTGACTCTCCCTCCCCTTCATCATCTTCTTCATGATCGGAGGGCTCTTGTCCAGATACACAACCTGGGATCAGTGTTTCAGCTGAAGAAGCATCACAGAACCAGGTCTCTCCGGTTCATCGATGCAAGTTGCCTTATCAAGACTGGGGCCAAAAAGACCCTTTCTAATATCAGAGGAGTTTACATCCAGGGGACTGAGAACGTCAAAGCCGATTGGCTCAGAAGAAGCTTCTTAAATCCAGCCAAATGGAGCCTTCACCCAGACGTTTTTCTTGACATCATCAGAAGGTTTTATTGTCTGGAACTGCATGTTATGGCAATCGGGGAGAACAAGGAGATACCCAGATTTACTTCTCTCTTCAAAGGAGATCATCCACACCATCTGGATGTTCTGTCGATCCCTTAGAAATACACGAAAATCTATGTGTTTTCTTCCTTTCCTTTGATAATGGGACAGTAAAATCTTGGAGGATTGCGTTTCAACATTTGACAACCTTCCATTTTGGTTCcattaatcattagcgtcattacatactaggccagtCATGAGTTggtatgatgttgggggggggggggcgtgcatgtaattggtgcgtcatattcagtatatctgtattgcacttcctttgaataaagcagaagagtattgggggctGATGGATAACATCcgtcagttcaaatacatatattcatgcatgaagcttctcattataacaatctggagcagatcagtgaaatcttctggaatatgatttattcccataacaccaACATTCAAAATTCTTCAAGGTTTCAGTACAGGACTTAAGGTCCACTTCTCAACTATTATTTGCTTTTATAAAGGGAAGTTCTGTAATATTATAATATGCTTGTGAAATGATGCTCTTCTATGAGATAACTGGTCTCTTCTTGGGATCTGCCATCTGTGTTAGAAGGTTTGGTGCAACCTCCATTACAACCCTGAACTGAACTTAAAATGTGTGTCCTTGATCCCTCTATTCCTTGTGATGACTCAGCCAAGAGGGAGCCAAGGGGAGGAATTGCAGCCCTTTCTTGAGCTCAGAGTCAATGAAGGTCATTGTAACCTTTATATGGCGCATCCTTCTCAGATACCTTCACCCAATTCCTTAAATCAAAAACTTTCCTCCAAGATTTTTTCAAACTTCCTGAGGGAAACAAATTAAGTTGCATCTTCCTGGCATTAAAAGGGTGGACTTTACATATCTTCACAAAGAATGCAGGACTTCTCACCCCTATTCTTGCAAATCTGACTGACTCCCTATTGTTACAATTCATGGACCCTGACAGAGGAAAGATGGACGACCATACCTTTTAATTCACATCTTCCCAGCTTTGATTCCTCATATTCGGTTGTGCAGGGGCCACATTTCTGGCTGCCTGGAGGACACATCTCTCTGTTCTTCATCACACAGTCTAGGTTTGATATACACCGGCCGTGAACTGCGAATAAAAGACACTTTATACATAACGCACATTTTACCGCGTTAAGGAGATGAAAATGTGGACGCGCGATAGTGgtgtagacaaaaaaaaagttggagCCCCGCAGCAAAAACTTAAATGGGCCCCCCATTATGGCTTTCACTTTTGCCACCCTAACCCAGGACAGAAGGGCCCGGTGTTTGTTTCTCATTCCACTCCCTTTAAAATGATCCTTGGGCCAATCCTCTACCTCTTTTGTTCGCTAACAACACAGTTTCTCTTTGCAGGAAGGTCCTGGTTCTATATACGTCATCACTGCTTAGTAGCAAAAGTAATGATATAATCACAGCTGGggcctctctctctctgagccCCATAGCAGTCGCATGGTCTGCCACTATGATACGTATGCTTCTGGTGCCATATATGTACCCTTAAATGCCCTCTGCAGAAACCAGGAGTGCACTAGAGAGCAGATGTTAGTGATGACTATGTATTCTTTTTATATCTCATTGCGCCtacataatttagtttttttcatttttttcacagttacttttcagcatttttatcCTATAAGAGGGTTTTATACATTATTGGTGTCCTTACACATTTACAATTACTGTACATAAGATTAATCTGTGCACAGGTTGCTGGGTCCACAACAGGCGCCATAGACCGCTCTAGTGTCCTTCCTGTACCCACCAGTGTTTTGGGTGTAGATCCCTACATGTTTGCAGTTACTTTGCCCTTTCCATCCCACAATCCACTTTGCTTGTGACATATGTGGAAGATCATCGGGGACTCTGACACCTGACATTAAAGCGAGGCAGCAGCTGGGTATAACAATCGCCGTCCTGCTCCTGATTGTGCCCGCTGCTCCTGGCAGCACCCACGCCATCACAGTGCCATAATTACTTACATAGAGACTCCTGGATTACTAGTAGATAGAACATGACACGGATAACTGTATAGCCTATATATTCATTAGAGGAGATCTCCGTATTGGTGTAAGCACTACTTGTCCCAGAATACAAGATGTTCTGTGTAGGCGCTGAACCTGCGGAATGTCATGCATCCTGAGAGCTAACAGCAAATCAGCAGGATCATATCTGAAGATGCAATGTGGCTCAAGCAAAGTTGGAACATGTCCGTATTACAAATCTGTAAAATGCGCCTATAGGAGTCTTTGCACCCATGTGCACCTAATTGGACGGTTTTATTCCTTGTATAATGGCACGCTCCACTCTACGGCGTATTCTACAGGTTGCTTCCAGGGTAAAGCACGGTCCTGCACGGAGGGACCACTGCAGGTCCGTAATAAGACCCATCGGCATCAGCTATAGCCTTGGTCTGATATCTATATTTATATTACTAGGTGGGTGGACACAGGAGTATACAATGCAGGGAATAAAG
Protein-coding sequences here:
- the LOC136580766 gene encoding neural proliferation differentiation and control protein 1-like → MVIPRLPLILLLVAVTVHGRCISNLDCVMKNREMCPPGSQKCGPCTTEYEESKLGRCELKGSRRLKIMGLDSVIDLIQEYSLSKGRRITILGTVATAAAAPPLPTATGEKTKLLQSSSDARTPSLLASTSSPQMKDRRLGQRGKSEMNQTMSQTLIVICSLTAVSGVMVVALCWYRLQKEVRLAQEMAYTAYKGSRQHPCQRSADQMSQYKQHYSAQKKHFQAQESAEKKPCPQLSTESEGDAEEFAIYECPGLAPTGELEVHNPLFDPSRPKQ